A window of Macrotis lagotis isolate mMagLag1 chromosome X, bilby.v1.9.chrom.fasta, whole genome shotgun sequence contains these coding sequences:
- the LOC141499262 gene encoding uncharacterized protein LOC141499262, which translates to MGRAARDAAFWTDSALVFALPFLAHSGFCKARGVKRQVGNDEASEGALELGSSGLPGSVLYPRRHQAAPKPDLLKGISANYDSADPCQAGQRPRSSTRPCVLSIHSSHLWAAEPTSPREPGSCGAQSEGHPCGLRPLWRHSPIGIPQALAPPPAERTAANRHRPRPQPANEAKSCMEVRGDRLRLRSGPGFDYSVVAPLRGFPEIPGSSWADAGPSASGRGAETAARAPRAPLFHLRLAFLQGNGVKWHAQGHTGNH; encoded by the exons ATGGGCCGAGCAGCCCGAGACGCAGCATTCTGGACTGACAGTGCCCTCGTATTTGCCCTCCCTTTCTTGGCGCACTCCG gtttttgcaaggcacgtGGGGTGAAGCGACAGGTAGGTAATGATGAAGCGTCTGAGGGCGcacttgaactcgggtcctccggccttccagggtcggtgctctatccgcgGCGCCACCAAGCCGCCCCTAAACCCGACTTGTTAAAGGGAATATCTGCCAACTACGACTCAGCAGACCCCTGCCAGGCTGGGCAGCGACCTCGGTCTTCGACGCGCCCCTGCGTGCTCTCCATCCACAGCTCGCACCTGTGGGCTGCGGAGCCCACAAGCCCTCGCGAGCCGGGGAGCTGCGGCGCGCAGTCCGAAGGGCACCCGTGCGGGCTTCGTCCACTCTGGCGGCACTCGCCAATCGGAATCCCGCAAGCCCTCGCGCCCCCTCCCGCAGAACGCACAGCGGCCAATCGGCATCGACCTCGCCCTCAACCGGCCAATGAGGCGAAGAGTTGTATGGAAGTCCGAGGGGACCGGCTCCGCTTGAGAAGCGGCCCCGGGTTTGATTACTCGGTGGTTGCTCCGCTCCGCGGCTTCCCGGAAATTCCCGGCTCTTCCTGGGCCGACGCGGGACCCAGCGCGAGCGGCCGCGGCGCGGAGACGGCGGCCCGCGCCCCCCGAGCGCCGCTCTTTCACCTGCGGCTTGCA tttttgcaaggcaacggggttaagtggcatgcccaaggtcacacaggtaatcattaa